A single region of the Cetobacterium somerae ATCC BAA-474 genome encodes:
- the nfo gene encoding deoxyribonuclease IV, producing MTREEKIKNTYLGAHVSIQGGVANAFKNAMAIDANGFGMFVKNQRRWDAKPYTEDEILEFKDAMRRYKFTPEQILPHDGYLINLGSPDEEKREKSLNAFLDEMQRVNQLGLIYLNTHPGSHLKEISEDECVKLIADSINKAHKAVPNVIVVLENTAGQGSNMGYKFEHIRDIINLIKDKTRIGVCLDTCHTVAAGYALSTEEEYNATMDAFENIVGFKYLKGIHLNDSMFGVGSKKDRHHSIGEGTLGMDFFKRFMNDDRFRNIPIVMETIDETIWKEEIELLRSLID from the coding sequence ATGACAAGAGAGGAAAAAATTAAAAATACATATTTAGGTGCCCATGTATCTATACAAGGTGGAGTAGCTAATGCTTTTAAAAATGCAATGGCTATAGATGCAAATGGATTTGGAATGTTTGTTAAAAACCAGAGAAGATGGGATGCCAAACCATATACAGAGGATGAAATTTTAGAATTTAAAGATGCTATGAGAAGATATAAGTTTACTCCAGAGCAGATTTTACCACATGATGGATATCTTATAAACTTAGGAAGTCCTGATGAGGAGAAAAGAGAGAAATCACTAAATGCTTTTTTAGATGAGATGCAAAGAGTAAATCAATTGGGACTTATATATCTAAATACTCATCCAGGAAGTCATTTAAAAGAGATAAGTGAAGATGAGTGTGTAAAACTTATAGCTGATTCAATAAATAAAGCACATAAAGCTGTTCCAAATGTTATAGTTGTTTTAGAAAATACAGCAGGACAAGGATCAAATATGGGTTATAAGTTTGAGCATATAAGAGATATAATAAATCTTATTAAAGATAAAACTAGAATAGGTGTTTGTTTAGATACATGTCATACAGTAGCAGCAGGATATGCTCTTTCAACAGAGGAGGAATATAATGCAACTATGGATGCCTTTGAAAACATTGTTGGATTTAAATATCTAAAAGGAATACACTTAAATGACTCTATGTTTGGAGTAGGAAGTAAAAAAGATAGACATCACAGTATAGGAGAGGGAACTCTTGGTATGGACTTCTTTAAAAGATTTATGAATGATGATAGATTTAGAAATATTCCAATAGTTATGGAAACAATAGATGAAACTATTTGGAAAGAAGAGATTGAACTACTTAGAAGTTTAATAGATTAA
- a CDS encoding alanyl-tRNA editing protein, whose amino-acid sequence MIKILSCIKEKDNWVIEVESHNLYIDGKGGQIGDQGYIGDTKFLTVIDDKKIIVENEITSGEYTYTVDTNRVFDIGVQHTAQHLFSAIAYNDYGLNTVGFRMTETYTTVDLDSKDLDENFVDELERKINSAIGEGRAILEKIVTRDEANSIDTFRKKISDKVTGDVRIITIDNMDTSACAGYHVSDISEIRVFKIISFEKIKGNYTRFYFLSGERAIEDFVKKNKTIKELDRIFSCRDNEIISMVEKFNNEKKEVESRFKELNLKYCNFLSKDLLSSAIEKDDRKYIVYKDDKDTITNLNKIIPGDYIFIGIWEDAGVISSKTIDCGELLKEFSKVLNIKGGGKGERANFKGEVSVAEITNIL is encoded by the coding sequence ATGATTAAAATACTTTCTTGTATAAAAGAAAAAGATAATTGGGTTATTGAAGTAGAGTCACATAATCTATATATAGATGGTAAAGGTGGACAAATAGGAGATCAAGGTTATATAGGGGATACAAAATTTTTAACTGTTATAGATGATAAAAAAATTATAGTTGAAAATGAAATTACTTCAGGTGAATATACATATACTGTAGATACTAATAGAGTTTTTGATATAGGAGTGCAACATACAGCTCAACATCTTTTTTCTGCTATAGCATATAATGACTATGGACTAAATACTGTTGGGTTTAGAATGACTGAAACTTATACAACAGTGGATTTAGATTCTAAAGATTTAGATGAAAACTTTGTAGATGAATTAGAAAGAAAAATTAATAGTGCTATAGGAGAGGGAAGAGCTATTTTAGAAAAAATAGTTACTAGAGATGAAGCTAACTCTATTGATACATTTAGAAAAAAAATAAGTGATAAAGTTACTGGTGATGTTAGAATTATAACTATAGATAATATGGATACAAGTGCTTGTGCTGGATACCATGTATCTGACATATCAGAGATTAGAGTATTTAAAATTATAAGTTTTGAGAAAATCAAAGGAAATTACACTAGATTTTATTTTTTAAGTGGAGAGAGAGCTATCGAAGATTTTGTTAAGAAAAATAAAACTATTAAAGAACTAGATAGAATATTTAGTTGTAGAGATAACGAGATAATTTCTATGGTAGAAAAATTTAATAACGAAAAGAAAGAAGTTGAAAGTAGATTTAAAGAGTTAAATTTAAAATATTGTAATTTCTTATCTAAAGACCTATTAAGTTCAGCTATTGAAAAGGATGATAGAAAATATATAGTATATAAAGATGATAAGGATACAATAACAAACTTAAATAAAATTATACCAGGTGATTATATTTTTATAGGTATTTGGGAAGATGCAGGAGTGATATCTAGTAAAACTATTGATTGTGGTGAACTATTAAAGGAGTTCTCTAAAGTACTAAACATAAAAGGTGGAGGAAAAGGAGAGAGAGCTAACTTTAAAGGAGAGGTTTCAGTAGCGGAGATTACAAATATATTGTAA
- the rlmN gene encoding 23S rRNA (adenine(2503)-C(2))-methyltransferase RlmN has translation MSNKINLLNLNEQELTDFIVSLGMKKFYGKQIFTWLNQKIVRDINDMTNISLKDRELLSEKAYIPFLNLLKHQVSKIDKTEKFLFKLEDGNTIESVILRHKDRTTLCISSQVGCAVKCGFCATGLGGFTRNLDVHEITNQFYTIERRLLKQGLQINNIVFMGMGEPMLNIDNVIKAIDILSSEKGVNVSKRRITISTSGIIPGIEKLLEERIPVELAISLHSAIDEKRSELMPINTKYPLEDLFPILQEYQRQTKRRITFEYILINDFNVSDNDIAYLADFVHNFDHILNLIPCNPVDGKDYQRPSQKKIDKIFNYLKDFRKVNVTVRGEKGTDIDGACGQLRQKNLK, from the coding sequence ATGTCAAATAAAATAAATTTACTTAATTTAAACGAACAAGAGCTTACAGACTTTATAGTTTCTTTAGGAATGAAGAAATTTTACGGAAAACAAATCTTTACATGGTTAAACCAAAAAATAGTAAGAGATATTAACGATATGACAAACATATCATTAAAGGATAGAGAATTACTTTCTGAGAAAGCTTACATCCCTTTCTTAAACCTATTAAAACACCAAGTTTCTAAAATAGATAAAACTGAAAAGTTTTTATTTAAATTAGAAGATGGAAATACAATTGAAAGTGTTATCTTAAGACACAAAGATAGAACAACTCTTTGCATCTCATCTCAAGTTGGGTGTGCTGTTAAGTGTGGATTCTGTGCTACAGGTCTTGGTGGATTTACAAGAAACTTAGATGTACACGAAATTACAAACCAGTTCTATACAATTGAAAGAAGATTATTAAAGCAAGGATTACAAATTAATAACATTGTATTTATGGGTATGGGAGAACCTATGCTTAACATTGATAATGTTATAAAGGCTATTGATATCTTATCAAGTGAAAAAGGAGTAAACGTTTCTAAGAGAAGAATCACAATTTCAACTTCTGGAATTATTCCTGGAATTGAGAAGTTATTAGAAGAGAGAATCCCAGTAGAATTAGCTATATCTTTACACAGTGCTATTGATGAAAAGAGAAGCGAGTTAATGCCAATTAATACAAAATATCCATTAGAGGATTTATTCCCAATATTACAAGAGTATCAAAGACAAACTAAGAGAAGAATCACTTTTGAGTATATCTTAATCAATGACTTCAACGTTTCTGATAACGATATCGCTTACTTAGCTGATTTTGTTCACAACTTTGATCATATATTAAACCTTATTCCATGTAATCCAGTAGATGGAAAAGATTACCAAAGACCTTCTCAAAAGAAAATTGATAAAATCTTCAATTACTTAAAAGATTTTAGAAAAGTAAACGTAACTGTTAGAGGAGAAAAGGGAACTGATATAGACGGTGCTTGTGGACAATTAAGACAAAAAAATCTAAAATAA